One stretch of Nitratiruptor tergarcus DSM 16512 DNA includes these proteins:
- a CDS encoding molybdopterin molybdotransferase MoeA, translating to MISFEESMRLLHSLDVTPCGVEKLFLTQTLGRFLAQDIIATTNSPELPTAAMDGYAVRYEDMDKKRLKVLADNPAGNEVTMPVEPGFAIKTFTGSLMPEGADTLIPIENVNLIGEEIEIVELVKKGFSVRPVGENYKQGETLIAKGSRIGFAEIGVMGSLNIVMPKVYQKPKVAVLATGSEVLEIGEQQTNAAQIRSSNNYTLEALIKQHGGECVQLGAVKDDKATITQNMHEALHSADIVVSTGGVSVGDYDFVKDVVRNELGAEVVFKGVVIKPGQHVMIAQKGQKFIVALPGFAYSSTVTFMLYVLPLIYRMQGSEYKPTMVYATLKEPFVKKSKKTEFTPCRILIEDGEFFVDFAGNREGSSAILTNMLGPNRALAVTTPQEGNKEAGERILVWLLS from the coding sequence ATGATAAGTTTTGAAGAGTCGATGCGACTTTTACACTCTTTAGATGTGACTCCTTGTGGAGTGGAAAAGCTCTTTTTAACACAAACTCTTGGAAGGTTTTTGGCGCAAGACATTATCGCAACCACCAACAGTCCGGAACTTCCTACTGCAGCTATGGATGGGTATGCAGTACGTTATGAGGATATGGATAAAAAGAGGCTCAAAGTCCTTGCAGATAATCCTGCTGGAAATGAAGTTACAATGCCAGTTGAACCAGGATTTGCTATCAAAACCTTTACAGGCTCTTTGATGCCAGAGGGTGCAGATACACTTATCCCTATTGAAAATGTGAATCTCATAGGAGAAGAGATTGAGATAGTGGAACTGGTAAAAAAAGGCTTTAGCGTGCGCCCAGTAGGGGAGAATTATAAGCAGGGCGAAACACTTATAGCAAAAGGTTCTCGCATAGGCTTTGCCGAAATTGGCGTCATGGGAAGCCTCAATATTGTGATGCCAAAAGTGTATCAAAAGCCAAAAGTTGCAGTATTAGCTACAGGGAGTGAGGTGTTAGAGATTGGAGAGCAGCAAACAAATGCTGCACAAATTCGCAGCTCCAATAACTATACTCTTGAAGCCCTTATCAAGCAACATGGGGGAGAGTGTGTGCAGCTAGGGGCTGTGAAGGATGATAAGGCAACTATTACACAAAATATGCATGAAGCGCTGCATAGTGCAGACATAGTTGTGAGCACTGGTGGGGTGAGTGTAGGTGATTACGATTTTGTTAAAGATGTGGTGCGTAATGAGCTAGGCGCTGAGGTGGTTTTCAAAGGTGTTGTGATAAAACCTGGTCAACATGTGATGATTGCGCAAAAGGGGCAAAAATTTATTGTAGCACTTCCAGGGTTCGCATACTCAAGTACTGTAACCTTTATGCTCTATGTCCTTCCACTCATTTACCGCATGCAAGGAAGTGAGTATAAGCCTACAATGGTATATGCAACTCTTAAAGAGCCATTTGTTAAAAAGAGCAAGAAAACAGAGTTTACTCCATGCCGTATTCTTATAGAGGATGGGGAGTTTTTTGTCGATTTTGCAGGTAATCGAGAGGGAAGCAGCGCTATTTTGACAAATATGTTGGGTCCCAACAGAGCTTTAGCTGTAACAACGCCGCAAGAAGGCAACAAAGAAGCAGGCGAGCGTATACTTGTGTGGCTGCTTTCATAA
- a CDS encoding TlpA family protein disulfide reductase — protein sequence MLKKLLFVMMFVGVLFGAQREVDKGFVLTTVDNQKIHIHIKKNGIEVKEYPGKVIILDFFGKRCPPCRMEMPILGDLQTKLKDKMQIIGLHVQEPLSKRDLQELYKRGINYPIVDYLPNKENQAFVGFIGQLTGWSGSIPYMLFFDPKGTYQGYHIGMANEESLKKFIEKLYNTSKKSTPKTESNTTKKASK from the coding sequence ATGTTAAAAAAACTGTTGTTTGTAATGATGTTTGTAGGTGTGCTTTTTGGAGCACAAAGAGAAGTGGATAAAGGCTTTGTCCTTACTACTGTGGATAATCAAAAGATTCATATTCATATCAAAAAAAATGGTATTGAGGTCAAAGAGTATCCTGGTAAAGTGATTATTCTTGATTTTTTTGGTAAACGTTGTCCTCCATGTAGAATGGAGATGCCAATACTTGGCGATTTACAAACAAAACTCAAAGATAAAATGCAAATTATAGGACTCCATGTCCAAGAGCCTTTAAGTAAAAGAGATCTCCAAGAGCTCTATAAAAGAGGAATCAACTATCCAATAGTTGACTATCTTCCAAACAAGGAGAATCAAGCTTTTGTAGGATTCATTGGACAGCTGACAGGATGGAGTGGAAGTATTCCTTATATGCTCTTTTTTGATCCAAAAGGCACGTATCAAGGCTATCATATTGGTATGGCAAACGAAGAATCACTAAAAAAATTTATTGAAAAACTCTACAACACTTCTAAAAAATCTACTCCAAAAACAGAGAGTAATACTACTAAAAAAGCTTCTAAGTAA
- a CDS encoding MFS transporter, translating to MVKKVLPLSLIVALRFFGLFIVLAVLSQYALQLPGGTAFLAGVAVGGYAFTQAVLQVPYGVLSDKIGRKKTILIGLLVFAAGSVICAVADNIYVLLLGRFLQGAGAIGSVVTAMIADYVREDERAHAMAVMGMVIALSFAAAMIIGPIIGGLYSVKALFWLTAILALLALGILFTAVPEPPKIVHHYSEEEAKIKHVFKDKDLVRMYITFLFHSSTMAIAFFLIPILMKQKFNMGPEHYWKVYLPAVIFGILSMGPAAVFGEKYHRGKEVFIVSILFIAASFALMGFSNSFLLFSVGAVFFFIGFNMFEPLLQSFVSKFAKVHQKGAALGVANTFAYIGIFLGGAIGGLLYQYGHEKAVAIFVLLVCVVWIYWIVGMRNPGVRANLFLDFDLYDKEKLPGLKVMEGVTDFYVNETEEIIVVKYDSEKLDEDTIKDFLRKES from the coding sequence ATTGTCAAAAAGGTTCTGCCTTTAAGTCTCATTGTCGCCCTACGCTTCTTTGGGCTATTTATCGTTTTGGCGGTACTAAGTCAGTACGCACTGCAACTTCCTGGAGGAACTGCATTTTTAGCTGGTGTGGCTGTCGGTGGATACGCTTTTACACAAGCCGTGCTCCAAGTACCTTATGGGGTACTCAGTGATAAGATTGGACGCAAAAAAACGATCCTCATCGGCCTCCTCGTCTTTGCAGCAGGTTCCGTTATCTGTGCAGTAGCTGATAATATCTATGTATTGCTCCTTGGAAGATTTTTACAGGGTGCTGGAGCTATTGGCAGCGTTGTTACAGCAATGATTGCAGACTATGTAAGAGAGGATGAGCGCGCTCATGCTATGGCAGTTATGGGTATGGTCATAGCTCTTAGTTTTGCAGCTGCAATGATTATTGGACCAATTATTGGAGGTCTTTACAGTGTCAAGGCACTCTTTTGGCTTACAGCAATTCTCGCTCTTCTTGCTCTTGGCATTCTCTTTACCGCGGTCCCAGAGCCTCCAAAAATCGTCCATCACTACAGCGAAGAGGAAGCAAAGATAAAGCATGTTTTCAAAGATAAAGATCTTGTGCGTATGTATATTACATTTCTCTTTCACTCTTCAACCATGGCTATAGCTTTCTTTTTAATTCCCATTCTCATGAAACAAAAATTTAATATGGGACCAGAGCACTACTGGAAGGTCTATTTGCCAGCTGTTATTTTTGGAATTCTCTCTATGGGGCCAGCTGCAGTTTTTGGCGAAAAATACCATAGAGGAAAAGAGGTCTTTATAGTTTCTATCCTATTTATTGCAGCTTCTTTCGCACTCATGGGCTTTAGCAACTCCTTTTTGCTCTTTAGTGTAGGAGCAGTCTTTTTCTTTATTGGCTTTAATATGTTTGAGCCACTCTTGCAAAGCTTCGTATCCAAATTTGCAAAAGTACACCAAAAAGGTGCAGCACTTGGCGTGGCAAACACTTTTGCTTATATTGGCATCTTCCTTGGTGGTGCGATTGGTGGTCTACTCTACCAGTATGGACACGAAAAAGCCGTAGCCATATTTGTACTGCTTGTCTGTGTTGTGTGGATCTACTGGATTGTGGGAATGCGCAATCCTGGAGTACGGGCAAATCTCTTTTTAGATTTTGATCTATATGATAAAGAGAAACTCCCCGGCCTTAAGGTAATGGAAGGTGTTACAGACTTTTATGTCAATGAAACAGAAGAGATTATTGTTGTCAAATACGACTCTGAAAAACTTGATGAAGACACAATCAAAGATTTTTTACGTAAAGAGTCTTGA
- the rdgB gene encoding RdgB/HAM1 family non-canonical purine NTP pyrophosphatase, translating to MKIILASSNRGKIKEIQELLQAEVVPYKDILGDITIIENGKSFQENAMIKAKAIFERVPQSIVLADDSGISVPALGGEPGIYSARYAGEGATDKENLQKLISKLQEKNIKKTPAFYTAAIAIASPKGIFTTHGWMWGEVIDEARGDRGFGYDPMFIPEGYEKTLGELDEEVKKRISHRAKALRLAKIVLERMV from the coding sequence ATGAAAATTATTTTAGCTTCTTCAAATAGAGGCAAGATAAAAGAGATCCAAGAGTTGCTTCAAGCTGAAGTGGTTCCCTATAAAGATATTTTGGGTGATATAACGATTATAGAAAATGGAAAGAGTTTTCAAGAAAATGCCATGATAAAAGCCAAGGCTATTTTTGAGAGAGTACCACAGAGTATTGTGCTAGCAGATGATAGTGGAATTAGCGTTCCAGCACTTGGTGGAGAGCCAGGAATCTATAGTGCGCGTTATGCAGGAGAGGGCGCTACAGATAAAGAGAATCTGCAAAAACTCATTTCCAAATTGCAAGAAAAAAATATCAAAAAGACTCCAGCATTCTATACAGCTGCAATTGCAATTGCTTCACCAAAAGGGATCTTTACTACACATGGCTGGATGTGGGGAGAAGTAATTGATGAAGCTAGAGGTGATAGAGGCTTTGGATACGATCCCATGTTTATACCTGAGGGCTATGAGAAGACTCTTGGGGAGTTGGATGAAGAGGTAAAAAAACGTATCAGCCATAGGGCAAAAGCGCTGCGTTTAGCAAAAATTGTTTTAGAAAGAATGGTATGA
- the ciaB gene encoding invasion protein CiaB, with the protein MREKFFEDLRKIYTLLEAEQKELQRFYEILQPHRSLVDVKVAEYEDLIYDFLQFIGLEVSSETKLAAINRIVNLREDMLLQVISDKEEEEQIKVKERAFVWVSQFYLARFEQLLQTIEAQELLSPFYRTLVRHAHLIGEAFSSWQSSWMAAIIYGINKELFRIFNGDEEKIFEMLNAKKLLDRGHGGEVGDRSYSVLVMEEDGSFKRVAYAEAFSKEVEQVCKRIDNALQALAKYEDEVFHKKEEWLVYFVKIKEALLEKDPDRLIPAWADVDRAWMRIDTPLQLGHPLEYYEDRYRKAVALEWDVRIVDPNYKAGERVKKIELAFRKLYDEIGIEKPSIYRQTLQSLQKVQLYVGRPLLFYGSEFNGLFSAQVVPNDEVVSKEMGKKIFAYPDMILQTKKAKPKMRLTYEIYGKEGAQKIYSLLENEEAWYAVYDITTIGHEYGHILWMDEESEAVMNRSGMFKLAEEFKATTGGLVAYFMFEEERYWEELLLDHIQRSVSLIGWMEVEEVLPYYVEGLLHLHGLFETGVLTFDTKLQMHITKQNFAKLKRWYLQVYKDLAKVYLLKENVKNFLDKFIVKGKNVYLPLDEKVGSFVQFYYELYTKIGREIVTSE; encoded by the coding sequence ATGAGAGAGAAATTTTTTGAGGATTTAAGAAAAATCTATACACTCCTTGAAGCTGAGCAGAAGGAGCTGCAGCGTTTTTATGAAATTTTACAACCACATAGAAGTTTAGTAGATGTAAAGGTTGCAGAGTATGAGGATCTGATATATGATTTTTTGCAGTTTATAGGTTTAGAGGTATCGAGCGAGACAAAACTTGCAGCAATTAACCGTATCGTAAATCTGCGTGAAGATATGCTCTTACAAGTGATAAGTGACAAAGAAGAAGAGGAGCAAATTAAAGTAAAAGAGAGAGCTTTTGTTTGGGTGAGCCAGTTTTATCTCGCGCGCTTTGAACAGCTTTTGCAAACAATTGAAGCACAGGAACTTCTTTCTCCCTTTTATCGCACACTTGTGCGCCATGCACATCTTATTGGTGAGGCTTTTAGCTCCTGGCAAAGTAGTTGGATGGCAGCCATTATTTATGGCATCAATAAAGAATTATTTCGCATATTCAATGGAGACGAAGAGAAAATTTTTGAGATGCTCAATGCCAAAAAGCTGCTTGATAGAGGGCATGGTGGTGAAGTAGGAGATAGGAGCTACTCTGTATTGGTTATGGAAGAAGATGGGAGTTTCAAAAGAGTTGCGTATGCTGAGGCTTTTAGCAAAGAGGTAGAGCAGGTGTGTAAAAGAATCGATAATGCACTCCAAGCGCTAGCAAAATATGAAGATGAGGTTTTTCATAAAAAAGAGGAGTGGCTTGTATATTTTGTAAAAATCAAAGAGGCACTTTTAGAAAAGGATCCAGATAGACTCATACCTGCTTGGGCTGATGTGGATAGAGCTTGGATGCGCATTGATACACCTTTACAGTTAGGGCATCCTCTTGAATACTATGAAGATCGCTACCGCAAGGCAGTAGCACTAGAGTGGGATGTAAGGATAGTAGATCCCAACTACAAAGCGGGTGAGCGAGTTAAAAAGATAGAGCTTGCTTTTCGTAAACTCTATGATGAAATTGGCATAGAGAAGCCTTCAATTTATCGTCAAACTTTGCAGAGTTTGCAAAAAGTACAACTCTATGTGGGCAGACCTCTTCTTTTTTATGGGAGTGAGTTTAATGGGCTTTTTAGTGCACAAGTAGTACCAAACGATGAGGTTGTGAGTAAAGAGATGGGTAAAAAGATTTTTGCATATCCCGATATGATACTCCAAACCAAAAAGGCTAAGCCAAAGATGCGTCTAACGTATGAAATATATGGAAAAGAGGGAGCACAAAAAATTTATAGCCTTTTGGAAAATGAAGAGGCTTGGTATGCGGTGTATGATATCACTACTATTGGTCATGAGTATGGGCATATTTTGTGGATGGATGAAGAGAGCGAAGCGGTGATGAATAGAAGTGGAATGTTTAAGCTTGCTGAAGAGTTTAAAGCAACCACCGGTGGACTTGTGGCATATTTTATGTTTGAAGAGGAACGCTACTGGGAAGAGTTGCTACTTGATCATATCCAGCGAAGTGTCTCACTAATTGGCTGGATGGAGGTAGAAGAGGTACTTCCTTATTATGTAGAGGGCCTTTTGCATCTGCATGGACTTTTTGAAACTGGTGTTTTAACGTTTGATACAAAATTGCAGATGCATATTACAAAGCAAAATTTTGCCAAGCTCAAAAGATGGTATCTTCAAGTTTATAAAGATTTGGCAAAAGTTTATCTGCTTAAAGAAAATGTAAAGAATTTTTTAGATAAATTTATAGTAAAGGGGAAAAATGTATATTTGCCTCTTGATGAAAAAGTTGGTTCTTTTGTCCAATTTTATTATGAGCTTTATACAAAGATTGGCCGAGAAATAGTAACATCAGAGTAG
- a CDS encoding Hsp20/alpha crystallin family protein produces the protein MIPVVIDPFKELRDIERKISSMLEFENKMAPSTQVENIWMPAVNEKEDEKAYYVEVDLPGVKKEDINLEVKDNVLTISGERKFKKEEEDKGYKRVESFFGKFERSFTLPADADAEKIEAKAEDGVLHITIPKVEQKENIKKIEVK, from the coding sequence ATGATTCCTGTGGTTATCGATCCATTTAAAGAGTTAAGAGATATTGAAAGAAAAATCTCTTCTATGCTCGAATTTGAAAATAAGATGGCACCAAGTACACAAGTAGAAAATATCTGGATGCCAGCGGTGAATGAAAAAGAGGATGAAAAAGCTTACTATGTAGAAGTTGATCTACCTGGAGTGAAAAAAGAGGATATCAACCTTGAAGTGAAAGATAATGTTCTCACTATTAGTGGTGAGAGAAAATTCAAAAAAGAGGAAGAGGATAAGGGGTATAAAAGAGTTGAAAGCTTCTTTGGTAAGTTTGAACGCAGCTTTACTCTTCCAGCTGACGCAGATGCAGAAAAAATTGAAGCAAAAGCTGAAGATGGCGTACTTCATATCACTATTCCAAAAGTAGAGCAAAAAGAGAATATCAAAAAAATCGAAGTCAAATAA
- a CDS encoding BspA family leucine-rich repeat surface protein translates to MKRLALSSLLLASILFGASSEDVVGQVGKKANYPIDGYFVHYGSGAYDWIYNPRGTNGLYKLEGLDENGYFRWTNLSTTFKASVSDHTLHLSSTQPQTILVITTPNQEVNVNLATIKTIKCNSLSPGDTFKINGVTYKVVDNTMLENMDPKSDDYEHICTSKVTNMSDLFRDAVNFNQPIGKWDTSSVTNMSNMFWNAVNFNQPIGNWDTSNVMRMRQMFYFAVKFNQPIGDWDTSKVTDMYGMFEYATSFNQPIGKWDTSKVTSMGYMFFYAIRFNQNIQNWDTSSVVNMSNMFEYAKNFNQPIGDWDISKVTDTSHMFRHAESFNQFIGNWDTSKVTNMNSMFEDAYSFNQPIGNWDTSKVTSMGSMFWGAASFNQPIGNWDTSNVTSMNSMFAYAKSFNQPIGNWDTSKVTNMGKMFKYATSFNQPIGNWNTSKVTNMYGMFWGATSFNQPIGNWNTSNVTNMNYMFYNATSFNQNIHNWCVSKIPQKPTLFDTGAAFEGRDDLQPVWGTCPSQ, encoded by the coding sequence ATGAAACGCCTTGCACTTTCCTCCCTCCTCCTGGCTTCCATTCTCTTCGGTGCTTCCAGTGAAGATGTAGTGGGTCAAGTAGGTAAAAAAGCTAACTATCCAATAGATGGCTACTTCGTTCACTATGGCTCGGGAGCATATGACTGGATATATAATCCAAGAGGGACTAATGGCCTCTATAAATTAGAAGGGCTCGATGAAAACGGTTACTTTAGGTGGACAAACCTCTCTACAACTTTTAAAGCATCTGTAAGTGATCATACACTTCATCTAAGCTCTACCCAGCCACAAACTATATTAGTGATAACTACTCCAAATCAAGAGGTAAATGTCAATCTTGCAACTATAAAGACAATTAAATGTAATTCCCTCTCTCCAGGAGATACATTTAAAATCAATGGCGTCACATATAAAGTAGTAGATAATACAATGCTTGAAAATATGGATCCCAAGAGTGATGATTATGAGCATATCTGCACATCCAAAGTAACAAATATGAGTGATCTTTTTCGTGATGCTGTAAATTTCAATCAACCAATAGGCAAATGGGACACGTCCAGTGTGACAAATATGAGTAATATGTTTTGGAATGCTGTGAACTTTAATCAGCCAATAGGAAATTGGGATACATCCAATGTGATGAGAATGCGTCAAATGTTTTATTTTGCTGTGAAATTTAATCAGCCAATTGGAGACTGGGATACATCCAAAGTTACAGATATGTATGGTATGTTTGAATATGCTACAAGCTTCAATCAGCCCATAGGCAAATGGGATACATCGAAAGTAACGAGTATGGGTTATATGTTCTTTTATGCAATTCGGTTCAATCAAAATATTCAAAATTGGGATACATCGAGTGTAGTAAATATGAGTAATATGTTTGAATATGCTAAAAACTTTAATCAGCCAATCGGGGATTGGGATATATCCAAAGTTACAGATACGTCTCATATGTTTCGCCATGCCGAAAGCTTTAACCAATTCATAGGTAACTGGGATACATCGAAAGTGACGAATATGAATAGTATGTTTGAAGATGCGTATAGTTTTAATCAGCCAATCGGCAACTGGGATACATCCAAAGTGACAAGTATGGGTAGTATGTTTTGGGGTGCTGCAAGCTTTAATCAGCCAATAGGAAACTGGGATACGTCCAATGTGACAAGTATGAATAGTATGTTTGCATATGCCAAGAGCTTCAATCAGCCAATAGGGAACTGGGATACATCGAAAGTGACAAATATGGGTAAAATGTTTAAATATGCTACAAGCTTCAATCAGCCGATTGGCAATTGGAATACATCAAAAGTGACAAATATGTATGGTATGTTTTGGGGTGCCACAAGCTTCAATCAGCCAATTGGCAACTGGAATACATCCAATGTTACGAATATGAATTATATGTTTTACAATGCTACAAGCTTCAACCAAAATATCCATAACTGGTGCGTGAGTAAAATCCCTCAAAAACCAACCCTGTTCGATACCGGCGCAGCATTTGAAGGCAGAGATGATCTGCAACCAGTATGGGGTACATGCCCCAGCCAGTGA
- a CDS encoding BspA family leucine-rich repeat surface protein gives MKRLALSSLLLASILFGAPSEDIINQVGKKANYPIDGYFVHYGSGAYDWIYNPRGTNGLYKLEGLDQNGYFRWTNLSSSFKASVSDHTLHLSSTQPQTILVITTPNQEVNVNLATIKTIKCTQLSPGDTFKINGVTYKVVDNTMLYNMDPKSDDYEHICTSKVTNMNNLFSNAVDFNQPIGKWDTSNVTRMHSMFNGAVNFNQPIGDWDTSKVTNMYGMFSYATSFNQPIGNWDTSKVTDMGYMFYNAVKFNQPIGKWDTSNVMSMDQMFYYAISFNQPIGDWDTSNVKYMGSMFYHATSFNQPIGDWNTSKVMYMYGMFRNATSFNQPIGDWNTSNVTSMSEMFRQATSFNQPIGNWDTSNVTSMKYMFWNATSFNQPIGNWDTSNVKYMNSMFYYAKSFNQNIHNWCVSKIPQKPAGFDTGAAFEGRDDLQPVWGTCPSQ, from the coding sequence ATGAAACGCCTTGCACTTTCTTCTCTCCTCCTGGCTTCCATTCTCTTCGGTGCTCCAAGTGAAGATATAATAAACCAAGTAGGTAAAAAAGCTAACTATCCAATAGATGGTTACTTCGTTCACTATGGCTCGGGAGCATATGACTGGATATATAATCCAAGAGGGACTAATGGCCTCTATAAATTAGAAGGGCTCGATCAAAACGGTTACTTTAGATGGACAAACCTCTCTTCATCTTTTAAAGCATCTGTAAGTGATCATACACTTCATCTAAGCTCTACCCAGCCACAAACTATATTAGTGATAACTACTCCAAATCAAGAGGTAAATGTCAATCTTGCAACTATAAAGACAATTAAATGTACTCAACTCTCTCCAGGAGATACATTTAAAATCAATGGCGTCACATATAAAGTAGTAGATAATACAATGCTTTACAACATGGATCCCAAGAGTGATGATTATGAGCATATCTGCACATCCAAAGTAACGAATATGAACAATCTTTTCTCTAATGCTGTGGATTTTAACCAGCCAATTGGTAAATGGGATACATCGAATGTGACACGTATGCACTCTATGTTTAATGGTGCTGTGAATTTCAACCAGCCAATAGGAGACTGGGATACATCCAAAGTGACTAATATGTATGGCATGTTTTCTTATGCCACAAGCTTCAATCAGCCAATAGGCAATTGGGATACATCCAAAGTGACAGATATGGGTTATATGTTTTACAATGCTGTGAAATTCAATCAGCCAATTGGCAAATGGGATACATCCAATGTGATGAGTATGGATCAAATGTTTTATTATGCTATAAGTTTCAACCAGCCAATAGGAGATTGGGATACATCCAATGTGAAGTATATGGGTTCTATGTTTTACCATGCCACAAGCTTCAACCAGCCAATCGGAGACTGGAATACATCGAAAGTAATGTATATGTATGGGATGTTTAGAAATGCCACAAGCTTCAACCAGCCAATAGGAGATTGGAATACATCCAATGTTACGAGTATGAGTGAGATGTTTAGGCAAGCCACAAGCTTCAACCAGCCAATCGGCAATTGGGATACATCCAATGTTACGAGTATGAAGTATATGTTTTGGAATGCCACAAGCTTCAATCAGCCAATTGGCAACTGGGATACATCCAATGTTAAGTATATGAATAGTATGTTTTACTATGCCAAAAGCTTCAACCAAAATATCCATAACTGGTGCGTAAGCAAAATCCCTCAAAAACCTGCTGGTTTCGATACCGGCGCAGCATTTGAAGGCAGAGATGATCTGCAACCAGTATGGGGTACATGCCCCAGCCAGTGA
- a CDS encoding BspA family leucine-rich repeat surface protein: MKRLALSSLLLASTLFGAPSEDIINQVGKKANYPIDGYFVHYGSGAYDWIYNPRGTNGLYKLEGLDQNGYFRWTNLSASFKASVSDHTLHLSSTQPQTILEITTPNQEVNVNLATIKTIKCNSLSPGDTFKINGVRYKVVDNTMLKNMDPKSDDYEHICTSKVTNMSNLFRDAVNFNQPIGNWDTSNVTDMSSMFWSAVKFNQPIGDWNTSNVTYMGSMFHNAVKFNQPIGDWDTSNVRGMGYMFDHATSFNQPIGNWDTSNVRYMAGMFEDATSFNQPIGDWNTSNVTNMSWMFYNATSFNQPIGKWDTSNVRYMAGMFEDATSFNQPIGKWNTSNVTNMDYMFYQATSFNQNIRNWCVSKIAQKPTYFDTGAAFEGRDDLQPVWGTCPGQ; the protein is encoded by the coding sequence ATGAAACGCCTTGCACTTTCCTCTCTTCTCCTGGCTTCTACACTTTTTGGCGCTCCAAGTGAAGATATAATAAACCAAGTAGGTAAAAAAGCTAACTATCCAATAGATGGCTACTTCGTTCACTATGGCTCGGGAGCATATGACTGGATATATAATCCAAGAGGGACTAATGGCCTCTATAAATTAGAAGGGCTCGATCAAAACGGTTACTTTAGATGGACAAACCTCTCTGCATCTTTTAAAGCATCTGTAAGTGATCATACACTTCATCTAAGCTCTACCCAGCCACAAACTATCTTGGAGATAACTACTCCAAATCAAGAGGTAAATGTTAATCTTGCAACTATTAAGACAATTAAATGTAATTCCCTCTCTCCAGGAGATACATTTAAAATCAATGGCGTTAGATATAAAGTAGTAGATAATACAATGCTAAAAAACATGGATCCCAAGAGTGATGATTATGAGCATATCTGTACATCCAAAGTAACGAATATGAGCAATCTTTTTCGTGATGCAGTCAATTTCAATCAACCAATAGGCAACTGGGATACATCCAATGTGACGGATATGAGTAGTATGTTTTGGAGTGCTGTGAAATTCAACCAGCCAATTGGAGATTGGAATACATCCAATGTTACATATATGGGTTCTATGTTTCATAATGCTGTGAAATTCAATCAGCCAATTGGCGACTGGGATACATCGAATGTTAGAGGTATGGGCTATATGTTTGATCATGCCACAAGTTTCAATCAGCCAATTGGCAATTGGGATACATCAAATGTGAGATATATGGCTGGTATGTTTGAAGATGCCACAAGCTTCAATCAGCCAATAGGAGATTGGAATACATCCAATGTGACGAATATGAGTTGGATGTTTTACAATGCTACAAGTTTCAATCAGCCAATTGGAAAATGGGATACATCAAATGTGAGATATATGGCTGGTATGTTTGAAGATGCCACAAGCTTCAATCAGCCAATAGGCAAATGGAATACATCCAATGTAACGAATATGGATTATATGTTTTATCAAGCCACAAGCTTCAACCAAAATATCCGTAATTGGTGCGTAAGCAAAATTGCACAAAAACCTACGTATTTCGATACTGGTGCAGCATTTGAAGGCAGAGATGATCTCCAGCCGGTATGGGGCACATGCCCTGGCCAGTGA